A window of the Pseudomonas gozinkensis genome harbors these coding sequences:
- the aguB gene encoding N-carbamoylputrescine amidase → MTLLKVATTQMPCTWDLKSNLDRAEQLVREAAAQGAQVILLQELFATPYFCIEQSHQHMALAEEYRDSQVLSRFAALARELGVVLPLSWYEKAGNAYFNSLSVADADGRLLGVYRKTHIPNAIGYQEKEYFSPGDTGFKVWDTAFGRLGVGICWDQWFPETARCLALMGAEVLLFPTAIGSEPGCADLDSRDHWQMTMRGHAAANLLPVIASNRVGRETAGTDATLQMNFYGSSFICNHKGKMLAEADRASTGVLVQSLDLAAMREDRLSWGIYRDRRPEMYGALLSQDGRQLHARWNPQGV, encoded by the coding sequence ATGACGCTGCTCAAAGTCGCCACCACCCAGATGCCGTGCACCTGGGATCTGAAAAGCAACCTCGACCGCGCCGAGCAGTTGGTGCGTGAAGCGGCCGCGCAGGGCGCGCAAGTGATCCTGTTGCAGGAGCTGTTCGCCACGCCATATTTCTGCATCGAACAGAGCCATCAGCACATGGCGCTGGCCGAGGAGTACCGCGACAGTCAGGTGCTGTCGCGTTTCGCCGCGCTGGCCCGTGAACTGGGCGTGGTGCTGCCGTTGAGCTGGTACGAGAAGGCTGGCAACGCCTACTTCAATTCCCTGAGCGTGGCCGATGCCGACGGGCGCCTGTTGGGCGTGTACCGCAAGACCCACATCCCCAACGCCATCGGCTATCAGGAGAAGGAGTATTTCAGCCCCGGCGACACCGGTTTCAAGGTCTGGGACACCGCGTTCGGCCGCCTCGGCGTGGGCATCTGCTGGGATCAGTGGTTCCCCGAAACTGCGCGTTGCCTCGCCTTGATGGGCGCTGAAGTGCTGCTGTTCCCGACCGCCATCGGCTCGGAACCGGGCTGCGCGGATCTGGATTCGCGGGACCACTGGCAGATGACCATGCGCGGCCACGCCGCTGCGAATCTGCTGCCGGTGATCGCTTCCAACCGGGTTGGCCGCGAAACGGCGGGCACCGATGCGACGCTGCAAATGAATTTCTACGGCTCGTCGTTCATCTGCAACCACAAGGGAAAAATGCTCGCCGAAGCCGACCGTGCCAGCACCGGTGTGCTGGTGCAAAGCCTGGATCTGGCAGCCATGCGTGAAGATCGCTTGAGCTGGGGCATCTACCGCGACCGTCGCCCGGAAATGTACGGCGCCTTGTTGAGCCAGGACGGCCGTCAACTTCACGCTCGCTGGAATCCTCAAGGAGTCTGA
- a CDS encoding agmatine deiminase family protein: protein MPTRREFIKQVSVAAGVGAAVMGLGLSPARVLAASEGRWFMPDEGDKHERAYMAFGAQDAIWEDFTEDVQEALGRIARAIARYEPLTIYCRSGERSLAEEICGTSNITYQIANLDDIWMRDISANFVIDDKNGLGAVDFNFSGWGNKQQHSKDAKIAKRVAADAQATYQRSELVGEGGGIEVDGHGTAIMTESCWVNENRNPGWSKADVEAELKARLGLRKIIWLPGIKGKDITDAHVDFYARFVTPGVVIANLDTDPRSYDNKVTLAHLEILKKATDADGRPLQIHTVSPPLKPRKTKFNKDNDDFAAGYINYFVINGAVIAPEFGDKDADKKAFDLLKKLYPNRDVVQINIDAIAAGGGGIHCVTSHQPA, encoded by the coding sequence ATGCCGACTCGTCGCGAGTTCATCAAACAGGTTTCAGTCGCCGCCGGCGTAGGCGCTGCCGTCATGGGCCTCGGCCTGTCCCCGGCACGCGTGCTGGCGGCCAGCGAAGGTCGCTGGTTCATGCCCGACGAGGGCGACAAGCACGAACGCGCCTACATGGCCTTCGGCGCGCAGGACGCGATCTGGGAAGACTTCACCGAAGACGTCCAGGAAGCGCTGGGCCGGATCGCCCGCGCCATCGCCCGTTACGAGCCACTGACCATTTACTGCCGCAGCGGCGAACGCAGCCTGGCCGAAGAGATCTGCGGCACCTCCAACATCACCTACCAGATCGCCAACCTCGACGACATCTGGATGCGCGACATCAGCGCCAACTTCGTCATCGATGACAAGAATGGCCTGGGCGCCGTGGACTTCAATTTCAGCGGTTGGGGCAACAAGCAGCAGCATTCGAAGGACGCGAAAATCGCCAAACGCGTGGCGGCCGATGCGCAGGCGACCTACCAGCGCAGCGAACTGGTGGGCGAGGGCGGCGGCATCGAAGTCGACGGTCACGGCACCGCGATCATGACCGAAAGCTGCTGGGTCAACGAAAACCGCAACCCCGGCTGGAGCAAGGCTGACGTCGAGGCTGAACTGAAGGCACGCCTGGGTTTGCGCAAGATCATCTGGCTGCCGGGTATCAAGGGCAAGGACATCACCGACGCCCACGTCGATTTCTATGCGCGCTTCGTCACGCCCGGCGTGGTCATCGCCAACCTCGACACCGACCCGCGCTCCTACGACAACAAGGTCACCCTGGCGCACCTGGAAATCCTGAAAAAGGCCACCGACGCCGACGGTCGCCCGCTGCAGATCCACACCGTTTCGCCGCCGCTGAAACCGCGCAAGACCAAGTTCAACAAGGACAACGACGACTTCGCCGCCGGTTACATCAACTACTTCGTGATCAACGGCGCGGTGATCGCCCCGGAGTTCGGCGATAAGGACGCGGACAAGAAGGCCTTCGATCTGCTGAAAAAACTCTATCCGAACCGCGACGTGGTGCAGATCAACATCGACGCCATCGCGGCCGGTGGTGGCGGGATTCACTGCGTGACCAGTCACCAGCCGGCGTAA
- a CDS encoding MaoC family dehydratase: MKSFRQRAAEGLKIGDRFTLSRCFSAEDLQRFAQVSRDYNPVHFDQRFSEARHFKAPVSHGLLTASLVTEIGGQIGWLAASTTFEFKRPVYPGDTVTCEWLITELDSKGRGTAVVTLTNEGGVVVLAGETRGLVPDSNAREILSLMLAEGDPDNGVHSSAP, translated from the coding sequence ATGAAAAGCTTCAGACAACGCGCGGCCGAAGGCCTGAAAATCGGCGACCGCTTCACCCTCTCCCGCTGCTTTTCAGCTGAAGACCTCCAGCGTTTTGCGCAGGTTTCCCGCGATTACAATCCTGTGCATTTCGACCAGCGTTTCTCTGAGGCACGCCACTTCAAGGCACCCGTTTCGCACGGATTGCTGACGGCCAGTCTGGTCACTGAAATCGGCGGACAGATCGGTTGGCTGGCCGCGTCGACGACATTCGAATTCAAACGTCCGGTTTATCCGGGGGACACGGTGACGTGCGAATGGCTGATCACTGAACTGGATAGCAAAGGACGCGGGACAGCAGTCGTTACTCTGACCAACGAGGGTGGTGTCGTCGTTCTGGCGGGTGAAACCCGTGGTTTAGTGCCAGACTCAAACGCGCGAGAGATACTTTCACTGATGCTGGCTGAAGGAGATCCCGATAACGGTGTTCACTCATCAGCGCCGTGA
- a CDS encoding Lrp/AsnC family transcriptional regulator — protein sequence MDRIDQKILAELQADGRLSITELADRVGLSLSPCHRRVRALEESGVIVGYRAQLAPAALGLNFSAMVFVTLREGNRQAVEAFEESVTQIPQVVEAQRLFGEPDYLLHVVARDLPAFQQLYDERLSSLPNVQRLTSTLVMKRVIQDRSLPL from the coding sequence ATGGACAGGATTGACCAGAAGATTCTTGCCGAGCTGCAAGCCGACGGTCGTCTTTCGATCACCGAGCTGGCCGATCGCGTCGGCCTCAGCCTGTCTCCCTGCCATCGTCGGGTTCGGGCGCTCGAAGAGAGCGGGGTGATCGTCGGCTATCGCGCGCAACTGGCCCCGGCAGCGCTGGGGCTGAATTTTTCGGCGATGGTGTTTGTGACGCTGCGCGAGGGCAATCGCCAGGCGGTGGAGGCTTTCGAGGAGTCGGTGACGCAGATCCCACAGGTCGTTGAGGCGCAGCGACTGTTCGGTGAACCCGATTATCTGCTGCACGTCGTTGCGCGGGATCTGCCGGCGTTTCAGCAGCTTTACGACGAGCGCCTGTCCAGCCTGCCCAACGTCCAGCGACTGACGTCCACGCTGGTGATGAAACGGGTGATTCAGGATCGTTCGCTGCCGCTTTGA
- a CDS encoding radical SAM protein gives MNMYIDIVGACNLSCPSCPMGNSENANFKKAMQLDMFRKIVEKARTEGVESIFLYNWTEPLIHPRIGEFVEIINAAGLRSGISSNLNLAKNMETAMLANPWFFRISLSGFYQHTYEQGHVGGDIEVVKANMIKLHELKQKHGLTTRIEVYYHRYLDNIEEEELMRQFSQALGFEFSSGFSVMMPLEKTLALIERDPSVTDTDRKTLQRLALPPYDDLVNLVRQYPKQACTLKDDWLVLDCNGNTVLCCSIFNQTEYQVGKYLDMPLAQLTERKSTQSNCVDMCNRCANNGLHIYAMSPNTGSLKSHAINRIVDFHQRSINGLPVDSDRLGRNGEVSAENFDEAQYLHMNQDVKNAISTGAFTSGYQHYVLFGRLEGRLGAGQYSVV, from the coding sequence ATGAATATGTACATCGATATTGTCGGCGCGTGCAATTTGAGCTGCCCTTCGTGTCCGATGGGTAACTCGGAAAACGCCAACTTCAAGAAAGCCATGCAACTCGACATGTTCAGGAAGATCGTCGAGAAGGCCCGAACCGAAGGGGTCGAATCGATTTTTCTGTACAACTGGACCGAGCCGTTGATCCACCCGCGAATCGGCGAATTTGTCGAAATCATCAACGCGGCCGGTTTGCGCAGCGGTATCAGTTCCAATCTGAACCTGGCGAAAAACATGGAGACGGCGATGCTCGCCAATCCATGGTTCTTCCGTATTTCGCTGTCCGGCTTTTATCAGCACACGTACGAACAAGGGCACGTGGGCGGCGACATTGAAGTCGTCAAGGCCAACATGATCAAACTGCATGAGCTCAAGCAGAAACATGGCTTGACTACGCGGATCGAGGTCTATTACCACCGCTACCTGGACAACATCGAAGAAGAAGAGCTGATGCGCCAGTTCAGCCAGGCTCTGGGCTTCGAGTTCTCGAGCGGCTTTTCAGTGATGATGCCGCTGGAGAAGACGCTGGCGCTGATCGAGCGCGACCCGTCGGTGACCGATACTGATCGCAAGACCCTGCAGCGACTCGCACTGCCGCCCTATGACGACCTGGTCAATCTGGTCCGCCAGTACCCCAAGCAGGCATGCACGCTCAAGGATGACTGGCTGGTGCTGGACTGCAATGGCAATACCGTCCTGTGTTGTTCCATTTTCAATCAGACCGAATATCAGGTCGGCAAATACCTGGACATGCCGCTGGCGCAACTGACCGAACGCAAGTCCACTCAGTCGAACTGCGTCGACATGTGCAATCGCTGCGCGAACAACGGATTGCACATCTACGCTATGTCCCCCAATACGGGATCGCTGAAAAGTCACGCCATCAACCGGATTGTCGACTTCCACCAGCGCTCGATCAACGGCTTGCCGGTCGACAGCGACAGGCTTGGGCGCAATGGCGAAGTCAGTGCCGAGAACTTCGACGAAGCGCAATACCTGCATATGAATCAGGACGTCAAGAACGCGATTTCCACCGGGGCTTTCACCAGCGGTTATCAGCACTACGTACTGTTCGGTCGGCTGGAAGGCCGGCTCGGCGCAGGTCAATACTCAGTCGTCTGA
- a CDS encoding agmatine deiminase family protein gives MQQNKNNNSGWMMPAEWVTHAATWMVWPHNQALWESGWRVTLPLVQEDFARVANAIARFEPVKMVVDPSAIASAKALCGPNIELIPLAVNDSWCRDSGPSFVVHPEQGLAGVSWRFNAWGGKSAHDLDESLARRVLNHLGGECFGTVLSNEGGAIHVDGEGTLITTESVLLNPNRNPGVSKAEMEEIFSRLLGVKKTIWLPGDPDYVTGDMTDGHVDGVCAFARPGVLLVDATHDRSSVYAEVVRENRRALELATDAQGRKFELIELYEATDAVDTEAEVFCASYTNFYIANGAIIMPAYGIEADHVAAETLAKAFPGREVVPVQINHLAHGGGGVHCITQQQPAWPVEG, from the coding sequence ATGCAGCAGAACAAAAACAACAACAGCGGTTGGATGATGCCGGCAGAGTGGGTGACGCACGCGGCGACCTGGATGGTCTGGCCACACAATCAGGCCCTGTGGGAGTCGGGCTGGCGCGTCACTTTGCCGTTGGTGCAGGAAGATTTCGCTCGCGTCGCCAATGCCATCGCCCGGTTCGAACCGGTGAAAATGGTCGTCGATCCATCGGCAATCGCCAGTGCCAAAGCCTTGTGCGGGCCGAACATCGAACTGATTCCGTTGGCGGTCAACGACAGCTGGTGCCGCGACTCCGGCCCGAGTTTCGTCGTTCACCCGGAGCAAGGTCTGGCCGGGGTGAGCTGGCGCTTCAATGCCTGGGGCGGCAAGTCGGCCCATGACCTGGACGAAAGTCTGGCTCGCCGTGTGCTCAATCACCTGGGCGGCGAGTGCTTCGGCACGGTGCTGAGCAACGAGGGCGGCGCGATCCACGTGGACGGCGAGGGCACGTTGATCACCACCGAATCGGTGCTGCTCAACCCCAACCGCAACCCCGGCGTGAGCAAGGCCGAGATGGAAGAAATCTTCAGTCGCCTGCTCGGCGTGAAGAAAACCATCTGGCTGCCGGGCGATCCGGATTACGTCACCGGCGACATGACCGACGGCCACGTCGATGGTGTCTGCGCCTTTGCCCGTCCCGGTGTGTTGCTGGTGGACGCGACTCACGATCGCAGCTCGGTGTATGCCGAAGTCGTGCGGGAAAACCGTCGCGCACTGGAACTGGCCACCGACGCTCAGGGGCGCAAGTTCGAGCTGATCGAGCTGTACGAAGCCACCGATGCGGTGGACACCGAAGCCGAAGTGTTCTGCGCCTCGTACACCAATTTCTACATCGCCAACGGTGCGATCATCATGCCGGCGTACGGCATCGAGGCCGACCATGTGGCGGCAGAAACCCTGGCCAAAGCGTTCCCGGGCCGCGAAGTGGTGCCGGTGCAGATCAATCATCTGGCCCATGGCGGCGGCGGCGTGCATTGCATCACCCAGCAACAGCCAGCCTGGCCGGTGGAGGGTTGA
- a CDS encoding extracellular solute-binding protein, with the protein MPVSHKWLLGALGLALAGLMPVVHAEDKTLRLYNWADYFAEDTLSKFTAETGIKVIYDVMDGSETLEAKMLSGGSGYDLIFPGDTVAERLMRAGSLLPLDPSKITAMNDIEPGLQKLRSHYEHSNKATVPYTWGTIGLTYNAEQIKQRMADAPVNSLDMLFKPELAAKFADCGISMIDSPDEVLAVVLNYLGRDPRSAKPADLAAASDLLMKLRPYIRKFQSQPVTDLVNGNLCLSLGYSGDMTQAQRTSDSAGKQTRFQYRVPREGTTVWMDTMAIPVDAKHPEYAYEFINFVMRPENMAAISNFTGYPTSNAKARPSVDEVMRNNPDIYLDEATYARLIPGKDIPQADMRARMRTWTKFKTATAK; encoded by the coding sequence ATGCCTGTCTCACACAAGTGGTTGCTGGGCGCTCTGGGCCTGGCGCTGGCCGGTTTGATGCCAGTCGTGCACGCCGAAGACAAGACCCTGCGGCTGTACAACTGGGCGGATTATTTCGCCGAAGACACGTTGAGCAAATTCACCGCCGAAACCGGGATCAAGGTGATCTACGACGTGATGGACGGCAGCGAAACCCTGGAGGCCAAGATGCTTTCCGGCGGCAGCGGCTACGACCTGATCTTCCCCGGTGACACCGTGGCCGAACGCTTGATGCGCGCCGGCAGCCTGTTGCCGCTGGATCCCTCGAAGATCACGGCGATGAACGACATTGAACCGGGCCTGCAAAAACTGCGCAGCCATTACGAACATTCGAACAAAGCCACGGTGCCGTACACCTGGGGCACCATCGGCCTGACCTACAACGCCGAGCAGATCAAGCAACGCATGGCCGACGCGCCGGTCAACAGCCTCGACATGCTGTTCAAACCGGAGCTGGCCGCGAAGTTTGCCGATTGCGGGATTTCGATGATCGACTCGCCGGACGAAGTGCTGGCCGTGGTGCTCAATTATCTGGGCCGCGACCCGCGCAGCGCCAAGCCAGCGGATCTGGCAGCGGCCAGTGATCTGCTGATGAAGCTGCGGCCATACATCCGCAAGTTCCAGTCGCAACCGGTGACCGATCTGGTCAACGGCAACCTGTGCCTGTCCCTCGGCTACAGCGGCGACATGACCCAGGCGCAGCGTACTTCGGACAGCGCCGGCAAGCAGACTCGCTTCCAGTACCGCGTGCCGCGCGAGGGCACCACGGTGTGGATGGACACCATGGCCATACCGGTGGATGCCAAACACCCGGAATACGCCTACGAATTCATCAACTTCGTAATGCGCCCGGAGAACATGGCCGCGATCAGCAATTTCACCGGTTACCCGACCTCCAACGCCAAGGCCCGGCCCAGCGTGGATGAGGTGATGCGCAACAACCCGGACATCTACCTCGACGAAGCGACCTATGCTCGTCTGATACCGGGCAAGGATATTCCCCAGGCCGACATGCGTGCCCGCATGCGTACCTGGACCAAGTTCAAGACCGCCACTGCAAAGTGA
- a CDS encoding LysR family transcriptional regulator has product MDRFDAMQAFARVVEAGSFTKAAETLHMSKTTVTQLVQQLEARLRVKLLNRTTRKVNVTADGAAYYERVIKLLADMDDAETSLPGAAAQPKGRLRVDVPSPLANLILVPALPGFYARYPEIQIDMGVSDRIVDIIDENVDCVIRGGELRDQSLMARRVADLQLGVYAAPGYLARAGTPMHPRELEDSHHRVVGFLWARTGKPVPYALRNAKENLLIKGRHALAVDDGNAYLAAGIAGLGVLWLPRYMSAEHEARGELVALFEGWELDPMPLYVAYPPNRHISRKLRVFIDWVVELMAERANGPKLAARVPGLSNK; this is encoded by the coding sequence ATGGACCGTTTTGACGCGATGCAAGCCTTCGCCCGGGTGGTGGAGGCCGGCAGTTTCACCAAGGCCGCCGAGACTTTGCACATGAGCAAGACCACCGTGACCCAACTCGTCCAGCAACTGGAGGCGCGGCTGCGGGTCAAGTTGCTCAATCGCACCACGCGTAAGGTCAACGTCACGGCGGACGGCGCGGCCTATTACGAGCGGGTGATCAAGTTGCTGGCGGACATGGACGACGCCGAAACCAGCCTTCCCGGCGCCGCGGCCCAGCCCAAAGGGCGCTTGCGGGTCGACGTACCGAGCCCCTTGGCCAATCTGATTCTGGTACCGGCGCTGCCCGGGTTTTACGCGCGTTACCCGGAGATCCAGATCGACATGGGCGTCAGCGACCGGATCGTCGACATCATCGATGAAAACGTTGACTGCGTTATCCGTGGCGGGGAGCTGCGCGATCAGTCGCTGATGGCCCGGCGGGTCGCCGATCTGCAACTGGGCGTGTATGCCGCGCCGGGTTACCTGGCCCGCGCCGGCACCCCGATGCATCCCCGTGAGCTGGAAGACAGCCATCACCGGGTGGTCGGTTTTCTCTGGGCGCGCACCGGCAAACCGGTGCCTTACGCCTTGCGCAACGCCAAGGAAAATCTGTTGATCAAGGGCCGGCATGCCCTGGCAGTCGATGATGGCAACGCCTATCTGGCGGCAGGCATCGCCGGTCTGGGTGTGCTCTGGCTGCCGCGCTACATGTCGGCGGAGCATGAGGCCCGGGGTGAGTTGGTGGCGCTGTTCGAGGGCTGGGAACTTGACCCGATGCCGCTGTACGTTGCCTACCCGCCGAACCGGCATATCAGCCGAAAGCTGCGGGTATTTATCGATTGGGTTGTGGAGTTGATGGCCGAGCGTGCCAATGGCCCGAAACTTGCTGCCCGCGTTCCGGGACTGTCAAATAAATAG
- a CDS encoding RidA family protein — protein MTRAQPKRDVVFPPGRHALYERNRYSPAVRSNGFLFVSGQVGSLEDGSPEPDLKQQVRLAFTNLNAILGAAGASFDDVVDVTVFMVDPQSTFETIWEVVPEFWGEAPHPTITAVGVTWLYGFQFEIKVIAKLPE, from the coding sequence ATGACCCGTGCCCAGCCAAAACGCGACGTGGTTTTCCCGCCCGGACGCCATGCGCTTTACGAGCGCAATCGTTATTCCCCGGCGGTTCGCTCCAATGGTTTTCTGTTTGTCTCAGGCCAGGTCGGCAGCCTTGAGGACGGCTCGCCAGAACCGGATCTAAAGCAACAGGTGCGACTGGCCTTCACCAACCTCAACGCGATTCTCGGCGCGGCCGGCGCCAGTTTCGATGACGTGGTGGACGTGACGGTGTTCATGGTCGATCCGCAATCGACCTTCGAAACCATCTGGGAAGTGGTGCCGGAGTTCTGGGGCGAGGCGCCACACCCGACCATTACCGCAGTCGGCGTGACGTGGCTGTATGGCTTCCAGTTCGAGATCAAGGTGATCGCCAAACTGCCGGAATGA
- a CDS encoding LysE family translocator: MSLSVFVAFWAVSFLFVITPGADWAYAISAGLFGRVVVPAVAGLLIGHLLATLVVAAGVGGLVASNPLALSVLTIGGSLYLLWLGINMLRNPSTPEAAESQASGSWSRWTIKGACVSGLNPKVFLLFLALLPQFTDPTAAWPVPMQIIALGLLHAFSCGVIYLLVGFGSRSVLQARPVAARFVSRLSGAIMMLIAAILLAEQLPN; this comes from the coding sequence ATGTCCCTGAGTGTTTTTGTCGCCTTCTGGGCGGTTTCTTTTCTGTTCGTCATCACCCCCGGAGCGGATTGGGCCTATGCCATCTCGGCAGGGCTGTTCGGTCGGGTGGTGGTGCCCGCCGTGGCCGGTTTGCTGATCGGTCACTTGCTCGCAACGCTGGTGGTTGCGGCCGGCGTCGGCGGTCTGGTGGCGAGCAATCCCCTCGCCCTTTCGGTGCTGACGATTGGCGGCAGCCTTTATCTGCTGTGGCTGGGCATCAACATGTTGCGAAACCCCTCCACGCCCGAAGCGGCAGAGAGCCAAGCGTCCGGATCCTGGTCGCGCTGGACGATCAAGGGTGCCTGCGTCAGCGGCCTCAACCCCAAGGTTTTTCTGTTGTTCCTGGCACTGCTGCCGCAATTCACCGACCCGACCGCGGCATGGCCGGTGCCGATGCAGATCATCGCGTTGGGGCTTTTACACGCGTTTAGTTGCGGGGTGATTTATCTGTTGGTGGGGTTCGGCTCGCGTTCTGTTTTACAGGCACGGCCGGTGGCGGCGCGATTCGTCAGTCGCCTGTCAGGCGCAATCATGATGCTGATCGCCGCGATTCTGTTGGCTGAACAGCTCCCGAACTGA
- a CDS encoding GNAT family N-acetyltransferase → MNTNITIRNERPEDIDAIARITEAAFQHEEHSSHTEHFIVNALRRAGQLSVSLVAVENDTVVGHVAISPVTISSGAQGWYGLGPISVCPTRQQQGIGSALMKASLAQLQRIGGVGCVVLGDPGYYGRFGFKTHAGLELPGIPAEYFQALAFEGELPVGVVSYHEAFDATA, encoded by the coding sequence ATGAACACAAACATCACAATCCGCAACGAACGCCCCGAAGACATCGACGCCATCGCCCGAATCACCGAGGCCGCGTTCCAGCACGAAGAACACTCCAGCCACACCGAACATTTCATCGTCAACGCCCTGCGCCGCGCCGGCCAGCTCAGCGTTTCGCTGGTGGCGGTAGAAAACGACACGGTGGTCGGCCATGTCGCCATTTCCCCCGTGACGATTTCCTCCGGGGCTCAGGGCTGGTATGGCCTCGGCCCGATCTCCGTGTGCCCGACCCGCCAGCAGCAAGGCATCGGCTCGGCGCTGATGAAAGCCTCGCTGGCGCAATTGCAGCGCATTGGCGGGGTTGGCTGCGTGGTGCTTGGCGATCCGGGCTACTACGGCCGCTTCGGCTTCAAGACCCATGCCGGTCTGGAGCTGCCGGGGATTCCGGCGGAGTACTTTCAGGCGTTGGCGTTCGAAGGTGAGTTGCCGGTTGGTGTCGTCAGCTACCACGAGGCTTTTGACGCCACCGCGTAA
- a CDS encoding helix-turn-helix domain-containing protein: protein MSDTLLKPSLPGIALRRWRVLHRVKQSHAAELFKVTQSTISRWESGVQAMDPDAHLQLERLLAARLDSAADQALARLVTDSARPVHLVCDLTHRLLACSPTRAAQFSSPLSDLLGQSLWRFATAQIQHKESLLDDTGWREVPAPPALEFVTGHNDSTLVPIRESLCRWTRIALSDGTAARLVETL from the coding sequence ATGTCCGACACCTTGTTGAAGCCCAGCCTGCCCGGCATCGCCCTGCGCCGCTGGCGCGTGCTGCACCGCGTCAAGCAGAGCCATGCCGCCGAGTTGTTCAAGGTCACCCAGTCGACGATTTCCCGCTGGGAAAGCGGCGTGCAGGCGATGGACCCGGACGCGCATCTTCAGCTCGAACGGCTGCTCGCGGCGCGACTCGACAGCGCCGCCGATCAGGCCCTCGCGCGACTGGTTACGGACAGCGCGCGCCCGGTTCATCTTGTCTGCGACCTGACCCATCGCCTGCTGGCCTGCTCCCCAACCCGCGCCGCGCAGTTCAGCAGTCCGCTGAGCGATCTGCTCGGGCAGTCGCTGTGGCGTTTTGCGACGGCGCAAATCCAGCACAAGGAGTCCTTGCTGGATGACACCGGTTGGCGAGAAGTCCCGGCGCCGCCGGCACTGGAATTCGTCACCGGCCACAATGACTCAACCCTCGTGCCCATCCGCGAAAGCCTGTGCCGCTGGACGCGGATCGCGCTGTCGGACGGCACCGCCGCACGGCTGGTGGAAACCCTGTAG
- a CDS encoding LysR substrate-binding domain-containing protein: MLKHWPPLSSLRGFEAAARLGSFHKAAEELSLTQSAISQQIRSLEAYLEQPLFFRSGRSVSLTDAGHDLLSTTQAMLQQLSVGIRRLGQYQKPNQLVLNTTPAFARHWLLPRLGDFRRQHPKVDLWIFSTDEVPDMATQTIDLAVRDDISSQAECSFKVLHADRLYPACHPNLLSVPSGQRTTLHGEREMDWSHWAVESGIDVGQQDQGLNFSDPGLLLDAACSGLGIALVSQLLSRQAQQNGLLQPLVEQTIRGPNWAMLTHRDSENDPMARCFSQWLSTQLAEPEPPAQTTEY, from the coding sequence ATGCTGAAACACTGGCCACCCCTCAGCTCGTTGCGCGGCTTCGAAGCCGCCGCAAGACTGGGCAGTTTTCACAAGGCCGCCGAGGAGCTGAGCCTCACACAGTCGGCCATCAGCCAGCAGATCCGCAGCCTTGAGGCCTATCTGGAGCAACCGCTGTTTTTCCGCAGCGGGCGCAGTGTCAGCCTGACCGACGCCGGCCACGATCTGCTCAGCACCACTCAGGCGATGCTGCAGCAACTGTCAGTGGGCATCCGTCGGCTGGGGCAATACCAGAAACCCAATCAACTGGTGCTCAACACCACGCCGGCGTTTGCCCGGCACTGGTTGCTGCCACGGCTGGGGGATTTCCGCCGTCAGCATCCGAAGGTGGATCTGTGGATTTTCAGCACCGATGAAGTTCCGGACATGGCGACACAAACCATCGATCTGGCGGTGCGCGACGACATCAGTTCCCAGGCTGAATGCAGCTTCAAGGTATTGCACGCTGATCGGCTTTACCCGGCGTGTCATCCGAACCTGCTGAGCGTGCCGAGCGGGCAGCGAACAACACTGCACGGCGAGCGGGAAATGGACTGGAGCCATTGGGCGGTGGAATCGGGAATCGATGTCGGCCAACAGGATCAGGGATTGAATTTCTCTGATCCGGGCCTGCTGCTGGACGCGGCGTGTTCAGGTCTGGGGATTGCGCTGGTCAGTCAGTTGCTCAGCCGTCAGGCGCAACAGAACGGGCTGTTGCAGCCACTGGTGGAGCAAACCATTCGCGGCCCGAACTGGGCGATGCTGACGCATCGCGACAGCGAGAACGACCCGATGGCGCGATGCTTCAGTCAATGGCTGTCAACTCAACTGGCAGAACCCGAACCGCCGGCTCAGACGACTGAGTATTGA